From the Methanonatronarchaeum thermophilum genome, the window TGAACACACAACCCAACCCGAACATACAAAAAAACCAAAATAGATTTGAAACATAACCCAAAAAAACCAATCTAAATATAAATTTAAATAGAAAACAAGGATGTAATACAAGATAGGGAAATTGTTTTTGTTTTTTTTGTATTTGGCTTTTTCTATTGTTTTTTTGTTTTTGTTTTTTTGTGTGGGTGTTTTGGGGTTGGTTTTTTCTGTGTTTTTGGGTTTGTTTCGAAAAGATAATTAACGGTGGAAATTTAAGTATTTTTGTTGTTAGTTGGTTTAAGATGAAGTTTGGAGTTGAATTGTTACCTAATAGGCCTGTAGAAGAGGTTGTTGAGATAGGTTGTAGGCAGGAGGAGATTGGTGTTGATCAGTTGTGGGTTGCGGATCATTTCAATAATAGGAATATATATTGTGTTTTGACTGGGATCGCGGTTGAAACTAGTTCTGTGTCTTTAGGTCCTGGTGTGACGAATCCGTATGTTGTTCATCCTGGTATTACTGCGTCCGCTATTTCGACAGTTGATGAGGTTTCTGGTGGTCGTGCGATGCTTGGTTTGGGTGCTGGTGATAGGACAACGATTAATAAACTTGGTTTGGATTGGGACAAGCCTGTGAGTCGGACTCAAGAAGCTGTTTATGTTATTCGGCGTTTGGTTAGGGGTGAGCGTTTAACTCATGACTGTGATTTTTTTGAGTTGGATTCTGCAAAACTTGATATTTCAAGTACGGAGATACCTATTTTTGTTGGAGGGCAGGGGCCTAAAATGCTTGAGATGGCTGGTTTGGTTGGTGATGGTGTTTTGATAAATGCTTCACATCCAAAGGATATTGAGGTTGGTATGGAGCGTGTTTTACATGGTAGGGAGAACTCAGATTACAATCCTAAAGGGGATATTGAGGTAGTAGCACATACCTGTTTCTCAGTTGACAGTGATCGTGAGAAGGCTTTGGATGCTGTGCGTCCGGTTATTGCTTTTGTAGCTGCTACAGCCCCTGAGAAGGTGATAGAGCGACATAACATCTCTCTTGAGGAGCGGGATCGGTTGCAAGATAAAATCAGGAAAGATAGGTTTGGAGAGGCAAAAAAACTGGTTACTGATAAAATGATAGATGCCTTCTCAATATCTGGGACTCCTGGTGAATGTAAAGACAGGATAGAAGAACTCATTTCTAAAGGAGTTGACACAATAGTGTTTGGATCTCCCTACGGACCTGAAATCAAAAGCTCTCTAAAACACGTTGAACCAATAGTTCAAGAATATAAAGAATGAAATACAATATAAAAAAATTTAAAAAAACCAAACTCCAACTAAACTAAGTCCAAAATAAAAAAACTATACTCTATTCTAGGTTAACCTAGTATTGTTTTTGGGTTTTGGGTTTTTGGAGGTGTTTTTAATCAAGGTATTGGTTCCTGTTTGTTTGGAAAATCCTAAGACTGGTTTGAGTTCTGTGTTAGGTTTGCATGAGAGGCGGGAGCTTACATTATGGATGTTGAGGCGTGTTGTTGATGTTGCGAGTGAGGTTGGTGATGTCTGTGTTGTGTCCCCTGATGAGCTTGGTGTTGGTGGAGTGGATTACATAGTGAGTGAGGAAGAACTTAATTTGGCGCTTGAGGGTGCTATAGATCGTGTTGGGTTGCCTGTGTTGATATTGCCTTCCGATATTCCTTTGGTTAGTCCGAGTGACCTTGGTAGGTTGGTTGGTTGTGGTGAGGATGTTGTGGTTGCCCCTGGGGATCGAGGTGGTACCAATGGTTTGTTGTTGAGGAAGAGGATTAAGTTGCAGTATAATGGTGGGAGTTGTAGGAAGCATCGATGTTCTGCTTTAGAGAGGGGTTATTCCTTAAAAACTATCTGGATAGATAGTGTTTTTAGAGATATAGATGAACCTTGTGATCTGAATTATTTGAGTAGATTTGTTATTAAAAATGATTTGGAGTTGAATGGATTGTTAGAAAAAATACAGTCAGTTGATTTGAGGTGTAATGGATGAGAGTTTTATTGGTTCAGCCACATGCAGCTGAAGAACTTATTTTTAAAAGAGTTATCGGGCTGCAGATACAGCCTATCGGTCTTGGGTATATAGCTTCTTCACTGCAGGAGGCAGGGCATGATGTAAGGATAACCGATCTGCCTGCTGAAAATAAAGATGTACAAGATTTTGCAAACCACATAAAAACATATAAACCCGACATACTTGGGTTGTATATCGCCACATATAGGTCTGAAAACGCTTTAGAGTTAATGCGTACAGCTAAAAAAATAAATCCAGATATAAAGACTGTTTGTGGTGGCCCACACTCCAGCGTGGTTGCTGAACAGCTTGTTCAGAACGATTGTGTAGACGTGGTTGTTTGTGGAGAAGGAGAGATCACGATAAAAGAAGTGGCTAACACAATCGAACAGGGTGATAGCCTAACCGATGTTAAAGGAGTTGTATATCAAAAGGGAAATGAAGTAATGGTGAATGAGCCACGCCCCCTAATCGAAGACCTTGATAGCCTCCCATTACCTGCTCGAAACCTCTTCGATCGAGACAGATATCGGTTGATGGACCACTTGAACATAGCGACAGTGGTTAGCAGTCGAGGCTGCACATATGGATGCAACTACTGTACAGTACCTGCATTATACGGTAACCGGTGGCGTGCAAGGTCACCCGAAAACGTTGTAGATGAGATGGAGCATGTTCAAAAAAAATACAACCCAGACATACTCATGTTCCTAGATGACAACTTCGATTCAGACGAAGACAGGGTTTGGGATATCTGCGACGAGATAGAAAAACGAGACATAGAATTAACATGGGGTTGCCTAAGCGGTGGACTACAAGACGGAAAACCCGAACTAACCAAACGAATGAGCGAAGTTGGATGCAAAGTCATCGGATACAACCTAGAAACAGGCTCCCAGAAATCAATAGACACATTAAACAGAGGAGTATCACTACAACAAGCAAAAGAAGCACTGGAACTAAGCGGAGAACTAGGAATGATAAGAATACTCAACATAGTAATCGGTTTCCCAGGTGAAACAGAAGAAGATATACGTCAAAGCATACAGTTCGCAAAAGACGTAAACGTAGAGTTCCCACTATTCTTCCTACCCACACCCTACCCCGGAACAGACTTCCATAAAACAGCAAAAAGACAAGGAATGATAGAAGAACTAGACTGGGAAAAATACACAACAATGAACCCAGTCATAGAAACAGAATACCTCGACCTAGACACACTAAGAGGACTAAACAAAGAAGCCTACCGAGAATGCTACCTATCCCTCAACTCAATACCAAGATACACAAAAATGACAAAAAACGTAATACAAGACGGATGGATACAACTCAAAGACCTACCACAACTAATAGTCGGAGGCGGCATGATGTTCCTAAACATAAGCCGCTTCTAAACCAAAACCAAAACCAAACCAAACCAAAACCAAGCTAAAGCCCAAACCTAGATAAAACTAGGTCAAGGTTGGTTTTAACTGGGGTTTTTGGCTTTCAGTTAGTGTTGTTTCTGGGTTTGAACGGAGGTTGTTAGAGGTCTATGTTGGCTAAAAGTCTATAGTATGGTTTGAAGGGGGGTTTTGGTCTATTTTCTTTTTGTTTTGTTGTTGGTTTTGTTTGATTTAATTAAGTTTGGTTTGTTTTTTGGTGTTTTTTTCCAGTTGAAACTTGGTTTTAAAGTGTTTTTTTGTTGTTGGTTGAGTGGGTTTTGTTTGGTTTTTTTGTGTTTTTGTTGGTTTTTTGTGGTCTGTTTCTCCTCGAGTTTTTCCAGTTGAAATAGAGGGGTGTTTCCATAAATCTTTTAGGGGTGTATTTCAATTGGAGTAGGTGGAGCGATTTTCATGGAAGATTCATCTAGTATTTTCGATAAACTTCTTGAGGAAGACGGTATTTTTGAAAACAAAGAGATTTTAAGACCTTCTTATACACCTAACAGACTCCCGCATAGAAGCAAACAGGTTAATGAGATTGCGAGAATTCTTGTACCAGCACTTAAAGGGGAGACACCCAGCAATATATTGATTTATGGTAAAACAGGTACTGGAAAAACGGTTGCGGTTAAGCATGTAGGTCGTGAGCTTGAGAAAAAAGGAGAAGAACTGAATGTTGATTGTAGTGTTATATACCTGAACTGTAAGGTAGTGGATACTCAGTATCGGGCTTTGGCTCATATTGCACGGCATTTCGATAAGGATGTTCCTCTCACAGGATGGCCTACAGACCAGGTATACCATGAATTAAAGGATGCTTTGGATGACCGTAAAAAGGTAGCCACGATAATGCTTGACGAGATAGATAGAATTATAGGTAAAAGTGGTGACGATATTTTATACAACCTAAGCCGGATAAACTCCGACCTAGAACGGTCTAAAGTTAGCATTATCGGTATATCAAACGACTTAAAGTTTACAGAAGTTCTTGATCCCAGAATAAAAAGTTCTTTGGGTGAAGAAGACATAATCTTCCCTCCCTATAACGCAGATCAACTGAGAGATATACTACAACAAAGAGCGGAGAGAGCGATCAAGGAAGGTGCGATAAACAGCGAAGTAATACCTCTATGTGCTGCGTTCGCGGCTCAAGAACATGGTGACGCACGAAGGGCGCTTGACCTACTAAGAGTATCTGGTGAGTTAGCTGAAAAAAATGGAGAAGAGATACGGCCAGAACACGTAAGAAAAGCACAAGAAAAAATAGAGCTGGACCGAGTTCTCGAAGTGGTTAGAACACTACCCACCCAATCGAAAGTGGTTCTACTAGCAATAGTGAAACACCAAGAATGCGACCGTAACACACTAACGACAGGCGAAGTATACGAGATGTACAAAAAACTTGCTAGAAAAATCGATATAGAAACATTGACACAACGGAGAATAACAGACCTGATATCGGAGCTGGATATGCTCGGCATAATAAACGCAGTTGTAGTCAGCAAAGGTAGGTATGGACGTACAAAAGAAATCTCAATGAACATGTCGATCGATGAAATACAAAACGTACTACTAACCGACTACAGACTACAGAATCTCAAAGATTATTGCCCATCAACACAAACTAAACTATGATGTATAAAGACCAGAGGGTAGCCGTCTTTATAGACAGCCAAAACATGTACCACTCGACCAAAAGCCTGTTCAACAAAAACCTAGACTACAGTACAATATTAGAATACGCAGTAGACGGCCGTAAATTAATAAGAGCAATAGCATACGTCGTCAAAGCAGACACATCTGAAGAAGAAACCTTCTTCGACGCACTCAAAGACATAGGTTTCGAAATAAAAATAAAAGAACTTAAAGTATACTACGACGGAACAAAAAAAGGCGATTGGGACATGGGAATAGCAATAGACGCCATGGCCCTCGCAAACAAAGTAGACGTAATAATATTAGTAACAGGTGATGGAGACTTCACAGCACTAGTAGAAACACTGAAAGCAAAAGGCGTTAGAGTAGAAGTAATCAGCTTCAAAAGAAGCACATCAAAAGAACTTACAGAAGCCGCTACTAAATACACTGATATTGAAGCCCTGGAAGACCAACAGGACTTCCTTCTCTAAACTCCTCCAACCCCAAAGTCAACATACCAAGATAAGGAACACTGCAAACAGCTTTACCATCAACCCACTCAGGCTTAATAGGCTGTTCCTCAAACAACGACTTCTGATCAATCTCCCGGTTGTTATCACCCATAGTAATAAACCCACTATGCGGCGCTTCAGGCCCCCCATCCCACATAGGCTCCCCCTCATCAACCCAATCCACCGCACGATGCAAAATACTACGATCATCACCAGGAACAGAAAAAACAATCACATCCCCATAACCACCAAAACTAGTTTCACCAAGCACAGCAGCCTCCTCACCAGTCAAAACATTATCAGTAGACTTCAAAAAAACAAGATCCCCCTCACCAATATTAGGCTCCATACTCGGACTCTCCACAGCAACAAAAGGAGGCCACAAACCAGCATAAAGATACAAAACAGAAACCACAACCAACAACCCAGCCAACGCTATAGCTAAATCCCTCAAAAACAAAACATGCCAACTACGGCCCTCACCAGAACTACCTTCAGACATCTAAAAGAACTTTATACCCTAAACAGAAATAAAGTATTTGGATAATTTACGGAAATGGATAATTTATGGAAATAGTCGAAAAATGCATCTCAAAAGGAATATTCCTACACCCAGACGCAAAACAAAAACTAGAAAAACAAGAAAACCCCAACCAACTAATAGAAAAAATACTAGAAACATACGAATTCAAAAACCCAGTCCTACAACCAAAACACATAGAAAAATACCTAAAAGAAAACCCAAACAAAACACATAGAAAAACAAAACCAACCGTAGAAAAAATAACAGACGACAAACCAAACCAAAAACCAAACCAAAAACCCAAACAAACAAAAAACCCAGATAAAATTGCAAAACCTGAAACTGAAAACAAAAATAATAGTTCTGGTGTGGAAACCAGTTCAAAAGACAAATCTGGTGAGGATAGTAGTGTGGAAACTAATGAAACTGGGGAAGGTGGTAGTGGTGAGAGTGGTGTTGTTGTTAAGCGTGATATTACCGGTAGGTCCGAGTGTGAAGGTGAGTTGAAGAATTTTATCAATTATTTTAATGACCGGTATGAGCGGATAAAGAAGGAGATCGGTAAGAGAAATGGAATGAGGAATGTCAGGCCGATCGATTCCTTGGATACCAGTAAGGATAGTGTTTCTCTGGTTGGAATTGTAAACGATGTTCGTGATACATCGAATGGACATAAATTGATTTTATTAGAGGATAAAACCGGTGAAGTACCTGCATTAGCTTTAAAACACCGTAGCGATGTTTATAGTGATTCAGAGAAGGTTTTGCAAGATGAGGTTATAGGGCTTAAAGGAACAACATCAGACAATGGTTCCGACCTATTTATTTTAGACGAAATTGTCTGGCCAGACCTACCTCTATCCACCGGTAAACCGGAAACAAAAGGAGATGGATACATAGCGTTTATCTCCGACGTACATTTCGGTAGCACCACCTTCATGGATAGTGCTTGGAGCCGTTTTGTCGATTGGTTAAACGGTGAGATGGGTGGGCCAGAGCACAAAAAAACTGTTCAAAAAATAAAATACCTATGCATCGCCGGAGACCTCGTTGAAGGAATCGGCGTATACCCAGGACAGAAAAAAGAACTAAGAACTGTAAGCATTACCGAACAATACAAAGAGGCTGCCGAACAACTCAAAAAAATCCCCGAACACATAAACATCATCATAAGTCCTGGAAACCACGATGCAGTTAGACAAGCCGAACCACAACCAGCTTTAGATGAAAAACTACAGAAACAGTTCGATAGAGACAACATAACCTTCATCGGAAACCCAAGCACCATCGAAATAGAAGGCGTAGAAATAATAGTATACCACGGAAGGTCCCTAGACGACCTAATCGCCGAACTACCCAACTGCAGCTATGAAAAACCAGCTAACGCAATGAAAGAATTCGTAAAAAGAAGACACCTATCCCCAATATACGGCAAAAAAACACCAATAGCACCAGAAAACCAAGACCACCTCTTCGTAGACAAACCCGACATAATACACTGCGGCCACGTCCACAAATTCGGCATAGACAACCACAAAGGAGTGCAACTATTCAACACCGGCACATGGCAAAAACAAACCAAATTCCAAAAGAAAAAAGGAATACACCCCGACCCCGGAAGAGTAGTCCTATACAACCTAAAAAACCACGAACCAAAAATAGTCAAATTTTGCAACTAAAAACAAACCAAAACAAACTAAACCAAACCAAGGTGGGTTTGAATCAAAAGAAGGTGGTAGTAAAATGCAGGTTATTGCTGGAACTGTTTATAAAGGTGATTATGAGCCTATAGAAGGGTATGTGGCGTTTGATAATGGTGTTATAATGGAGGTTGGTGTTGGTGAGCCGCCTAAAAAACCTACAATGGTAGGTACGGTGGTTCCTTCATTTATCAATGTACATACCCATTTGGGTGATGCCAGTCTTAAAGTTAATCCTGATAGATATAGTTTGGATGAGTTGGTTGGGCCGGGTGGTATAAAAGAAAAGGGCTTAGAGAACCTGGGTTTTAATCAACTTGTTAAAGGAATGGAGCGGGCTTTAAACCAAGCTTGTAGGGAAGGAACTACACATCATCTTGATTTTCGGGAAGGTGGTGTTAGAGGGATAAAAGCCCTTAGAAAAGCAGGGAAAAACACTAAGATAAACTCGTTAATATACGGCCGGCCAACTAAAATAGATAGAAAGAACATAGAGAAGGTTGTTAAAAAAGCTGATGGCGTTGGTTTAAGCAGTGTATGCGACTACAGTGAAGCTGAACTGAGAACATTTTTGAAGACACTACTTGGTTTTAAAATACCAATCGGTATTCATGCAGGAGAGTCAAAAACAAACCAAACACAATCTTTGGATAGGTTTGGTCGTTCCGAGGTTGTTAGGTCTCTTGATTTCGATCCAAACCACCTTGTACACCTAACAAACCCAGTGCATGATGACCTGCAGAAGGTAGGTGAATCCAACACCCCTGTTGTTGTGTGTCCCCGTTCGAACAAGATAACCAAGTCAGGTAAACCACCAATAAAACAATTATTAAAACAAAACATCCTGGTTGGTTTAGGAACAGACAACGCTATGTTATGCAGTCCATCACTTCTCGATGAAGCCAGACACCTATACAGGGAATACAAACTTGATCCAGAAACCATAATGAAAATAGCAACAATAAATGGAGGAAAAATTATTGGAGTTGACAACAGAATAATTCAGGGTAATAGGACCAATATTATGGTGGTTGAAGAAGTAAATATGGGTATAAAGGCCCTGCTTAAAGGACGTGCATCGATTGCCACCGTAATCAGCGGTCTGGATGTGATTGAAAATGTATGATAGAATCTTAATCCCCAACGATGGTTCCGATAAAACTGAAGAAGCCATCAAAGAAGGTATAGAACTTGCTAAACTCACTGGAGCAGAACTCCACACGATATTCGTAGTAAACATAGCCACATTCGAAAACATACCTGAAACAGGGGTATGGAACCAAACAAAAGGAATCCTCGAGAAAGAAGGTGAAGCCGCAAACAAAGAAGTAGAGAGAAAATGCGAAGACCAAGGAGTTAAATGCAAATCAAAGATACTAAGCGGTAAACCACATACCGAAATACTTGATTACGCAAAAAAGAACAAAATCGACTTGATAGTTATGGGTACCACAAGCAAGAAGGGCGTAGATAAATTCCTTCTCGGCAGCGTAGCTGAAAAAGTGCTTAGATCCTCAGAAAGCCCAGTTATGGTTGTCAGATCAAAGTAAGCGGTTGGTGAACACATGAAGGTAAAAGAGATAATGTCAACGGACGTTGAAGTTGCAAAAGTCCCTGGAACAGTCGAAGAAGTCTTCGGGTTATTCAAAAACGGACAACACTCCGGCCTACCAGTAATAAAAGAAGACACAAACAAAGTAGTAGGAATAATAACAAGAAGCGACCTACTGAAAAACCCACAAGAAGACCAAATAGCCATGCTAATGACACGAGACCCAGTAGTCATCGATGAAGAAAAAACACTAACAGAAGCAGCTAAACTAATCCTAAGACATGACATAAGACGACTACCAGTCGTAAAAAATGAAGAACTAACCGGAATAATATCGGTAGCAGACCTCGTCAAAGTAATACCCAACATGGAAGTCGAAGGCACAGTAACCGAATACGCAAACGGACACTGCACATCCAGCTGGATAAACACACCAGTACCGATAATCGGAGAGATAATGAGACTCTCAAACGCAGACTCAATACCACTACTCGACGACGATTGCAAAGTCGGTGGAATAATATCCGACACAGACCTCGTCAAAGCATTCGAAATAGAAGAAAGCCTAGAAAAATCAGACATGGGTGCCGCCTCAGATGAAAACGAATGGACCTGGGACGGAGTAAGAGACACAATGAAATTCTACTACGGAGTCTCAAAACTAAAACTACCACGCGTACCAGTCAAAGAAATAATGACAGATAACGTAGTAACCGTCTACATAGGAGCAGAAATATCCGACTGCGCAAAAAAAATGGCAAGAAACAAAATCGAACAAATACCCATACTAGACGAAGACGAAAACCTAATCGGCCTACTACGAGACCGCGACCTAATAAAAACCTACATCTAAAAAACAGATAAACAAAAAAACAAAAAACTGATTTACAATGACCGATGTCTACAGCAAACTAATGAAGATAGGCAAAAGAAGAGGCATAATCTGGCCAAGCTTCGAAATATACGGATCAGCATCAGGGTTCTACGACTATGGACCAAACGGAACACAGATCCTAAGAAACATCAAAGACAAATGGAGAGAGTACTATAACGACCAAGAAGGATTCGGCGAAATAACAACCACAACAATAATGGGAGAAAAAGTATTCCAAGGCTCCGGACACCTCGAAGGATTTGAAGACGCAATGACCCAATGCAAACAATGCAACAAATCATATCGAGCCGACCACCTCGTAGAACAATACACCGAAATCCAAGCAGACAGCCTACCAAACAAAGAGATACACAACCTAATAAAACAAAACAACGTCCAATGCCCCGAATGCAACGGCCAACTAGGAGAAGTATACGACTTCAACCTAATGTTCAACACAGACATCGGACCCGGCTCCAGCAGACCAGGATACCTAAGACCAGAAACAGCACAAGGAATGTTCGTAAACTACCCCTACCTATACAAACACAACCGAGAAAAACTACCCTTTGGAACAATACAAATCGGCAGAGCATACAGAAACGAAATCTCACCCAGACAAGGAATAATAAGACTTCGCGAATTCATACAGATGGAAGCAGAGATATTCGTACATCCAGAAAACAAAAAACACCCCAAATTCAAACAATACCAAGACATAGAAATCAAACTACACCCAACCAAACAACAACAAAACGAAGAAAAACCAATCAAAACAACCCTAAAAAAAGCTGTAGACAAAGGTTGGATCGGAAACGAAATGATAGCCTACTACATAGGCCTATCAACAAAATACTTCAAAGAAATAGGCATAAACCCCAACAAACTAAGATACCGACAACACCTACCAGACGAAATGGCCCACTACGCATCCGAATGCTGGGACGCCGAAGCCCACTCAGAACGATTCGGCTGGATAGAAATAGCAGGAATATCAGACCGAACAAACTACGACCTAAAAAAACACAGCCAAACATCAGGAAAACAACTAACAGCATTCGAAAGATACGACAAACCAAAACAAAAAACAAAAACAACAATAGAACCACAAATGGACATACTAGGCCCAGAACTCAAAGAAAAAGCAAAACCAGTCGCCGAAACAATCCAACAAATGAACCCAAACAAAATAAAACAAATGCTAGAAAAAGGACCAATAGAACTCAACGTAAACGGAGAAAAAATCGAAATAAACAAAAAACACATCGAAATAAACAAAACAAAACAAACCATACGCGGAGAAAAAATACACCCACACGTAATCGAACCAAGCTACGGACTAGACCGAATATTCTACATAACACTAGAACACGCATACACACAAGACACACAAAACGGCGAAAAAAGAAACCTACTACAACTCAAAAAACAAATAGCCCCAATACAAACAGCAATATTCCCCCTACTAAACAAAAAACAACTCACAAACAAAGCACAAAAAATCCACAAAAAACTAAAAAAACAATACAAAACAACAATAGACACATCAGGCTCAATAGGACGAAGATACCGACGACAAGACGAAATAGGAACCCCATACTGCATAACAATAGACCACCAAACACTAAAAGACAACACAATCACAATAAGAGAACGAGACACAACAAAACAAATCAGAATAAAAACCAACCAACTACCAAACACACTAAAAAAACTATTCAACGGAACAAAACTACAAGAAATAACCAAACAACCAAAAAACTAACCAAAAAAACACAAACCAACTAACCAACCAAACCTTACCTTAATCTAGACTTCATAGATTTAGCTTACATATTCTTATAGTATCTACTCAATTTAACTACTACTTTATTTGTTTTTGTCTGGTTTTATCTGGTTTTATCTGGTTTTTGGTTGGGGTGGGTTGGGTTGGGTTTTGTTTTTACATGTATTCTGTTAGGTCTTTTTGTTGGAATAGTTCGTTTTCGAATAGGCTGTTTATTGAGGTTTCTAGGAGTTTTAGTCTTTCTTTTACGTAGTTTGAGACTTGGTATTCTTCTGCTATTTCCATTGATATTTTGAGGTATTTTTTTACTGAGTTTTCGTGTACTGTTAGTGTGAGTGTGTTTCCGCAGTTGTTGCATGTTCCGGATAGGGGTGGTCTTCGGTATTTTGTGTTGCATTTTACGCATCTTACTGTTTGTGTTGAGAATGCTCTTAGGTTTCCTATTAGGTCGGGTAGGAAGTGGCTTTGGATTACTTTTTCTGCTACTTCTTTTTCGTCTACTGCTTTTATTTTTCCTGCTATTTCTAGTTGGGATTGCATTTTGTCTATCATTGGTCCTAGTGTTTTGTATGCTGATTGTTTTGGTCCTGTGTTGATGTTGTTGATTGGGTGTGAGTATCCGAATTTTTTTAGGTCGTTTTCG encodes:
- a CDS encoding ORC1-type DNA replication protein, with the translated sequence MEDSSSIFDKLLEEDGIFENKEILRPSYTPNRLPHRSKQVNEIARILVPALKGETPSNILIYGKTGTGKTVAVKHVGRELEKKGEELNVDCSVIYLNCKVVDTQYRALAHIARHFDKDVPLTGWPTDQVYHELKDALDDRKKVATIMLDEIDRIIGKSGDDILYNLSRINSDLERSKVSIIGISNDLKFTEVLDPRIKSSLGEEDIIFPPYNADQLRDILQQRAERAIKEGAINSEVIPLCAAFAAQEHGDARRALDLLRVSGELAEKNGEEIRPEHVRKAQEKIELDRVLEVVRTLPTQSKVVLLAIVKHQECDRNTLTTGEVYEMYKKLARKIDIETLTQRRITDLISELDMLGIINAVVVSKGRYGRTKEISMNMSIDEIQNVLLTDYRLQNLKDYCPSTQTKL
- a CDS encoding 5,10-methylenetetrahydromethanopterin reductase, translated to MKFGVELLPNRPVEEVVEIGCRQEEIGVDQLWVADHFNNRNIYCVLTGIAVETSSVSLGPGVTNPYVVHPGITASAISTVDEVSGGRAMLGLGAGDRTTINKLGLDWDKPVSRTQEAVYVIRRLVRGERLTHDCDFFELDSAKLDISSTEIPIFVGGQGPKMLEMAGLVGDGVLINASHPKDIEVGMERVLHGRENSDYNPKGDIEVVAHTCFSVDSDREKALDAVRPVIAFVAATAPEKVIERHNISLEERDRLQDKIRKDRFGEAKKLVTDKMIDAFSISGTPGECKDRIEELISKGVDTIVFGSPYGPEIKSSLKHVEPIVQEYKE
- a CDS encoding S26 family signal peptidase; amino-acid sequence: MSEGSSGEGRSWHVLFLRDLAIALAGLLVVVSVLYLYAGLWPPFVAVESPSMEPNIGEGDLVFLKSTDNVLTGEEAAVLGETSFGGYGDVIVFSVPGDDRSILHRAVDWVDEGEPMWDGGPEAPHSGFITMGDNNREIDQKSLFEEQPIKPEWVDGKAVCSVPYLGMLTLGLEEFREGSPVGLPGLQYQCI
- a CDS encoding universal stress protein; translation: MYDRILIPNDGSDKTEEAIKEGIELAKLTGAELHTIFVVNIATFENIPETGVWNQTKGILEKEGEAANKEVERKCEDQGVKCKSKILSGKPHTEILDYAKKNKIDLIVMGTTSKKGVDKFLLGSVAEKVLRSSESPVMVVRSK
- the cofC gene encoding 2-phospho-L-lactate guanylyltransferase, whose amino-acid sequence is MFLIKVLVPVCLENPKTGLSSVLGLHERRELTLWMLRRVVDVASEVGDVCVVSPDELGVGGVDYIVSEEELNLALEGAIDRVGLPVLILPSDIPLVSPSDLGRLVGCGEDVVVAPGDRGGTNGLLLRKRIKLQYNGGSCRKHRCSALERGYSLKTIWIDSVFRDIDEPCDLNYLSRFVIKNDLELNGLLEKIQSVDLRCNG
- a CDS encoding DNA-directed DNA polymerase II small subunit, with the protein product MEIVEKCISKGIFLHPDAKQKLEKQENPNQLIEKILETYEFKNPVLQPKHIEKYLKENPNKTHRKTKPTVEKITDDKPNQKPNQKPKQTKNPDKIAKPETENKNNSSGVETSSKDKSGEDSSVETNETGEGGSGESGVVVKRDITGRSECEGELKNFINYFNDRYERIKKEIGKRNGMRNVRPIDSLDTSKDSVSLVGIVNDVRDTSNGHKLILLEDKTGEVPALALKHRSDVYSDSEKVLQDEVIGLKGTTSDNGSDLFILDEIVWPDLPLSTGKPETKGDGYIAFISDVHFGSTTFMDSAWSRFVDWLNGEMGGPEHKKTVQKIKYLCIAGDLVEGIGVYPGQKKELRTVSITEQYKEAAEQLKKIPEHINIIISPGNHDAVRQAEPQPALDEKLQKQFDRDNITFIGNPSTIEIEGVEIIVYHGRSLDDLIAELPNCSYEKPANAMKEFVKRRHLSPIYGKKTPIAPENQDHLFVDKPDIIHCGHVHKFGIDNHKGVQLFNTGTWQKQTKFQKKKGIHPDPGRVVLYNLKNHEPKIVKFCN
- a CDS encoding B12-binding domain-containing radical SAM protein — protein: MRVLLVQPHAAEELIFKRVIGLQIQPIGLGYIASSLQEAGHDVRITDLPAENKDVQDFANHIKTYKPDILGLYIATYRSENALELMRTAKKINPDIKTVCGGPHSSVVAEQLVQNDCVDVVVCGEGEITIKEVANTIEQGDSLTDVKGVVYQKGNEVMVNEPRPLIEDLDSLPLPARNLFDRDRYRLMDHLNIATVVSSRGCTYGCNYCTVPALYGNRWRARSPENVVDEMEHVQKKYNPDILMFLDDNFDSDEDRVWDICDEIEKRDIELTWGCLSGGLQDGKPELTKRMSEVGCKVIGYNLETGSQKSIDTLNRGVSLQQAKEALELSGELGMIRILNIVIGFPGETEEDIRQSIQFAKDVNVEFPLFFLPTPYPGTDFHKTAKRQGMIEELDWEKYTTMNPVIETEYLDLDTLRGLNKEAYRECYLSLNSIPRYTKMTKNVIQDGWIQLKDLPQLIVGGGMMFLNISRF
- a CDS encoding LabA-like NYN domain-containing protein, producing MMYKDQRVAVFIDSQNMYHSTKSLFNKNLDYSTILEYAVDGRKLIRAIAYVVKADTSEEETFFDALKDIGFEIKIKELKVYYDGTKKGDWDMGIAIDAMALANKVDVIILVTGDGDFTALVETLKAKGVRVEVISFKRSTSKELTEAATKYTDIEALEDQQDFLL
- a CDS encoding amidohydrolase family protein, whose protein sequence is MQVIAGTVYKGDYEPIEGYVAFDNGVIMEVGVGEPPKKPTMVGTVVPSFINVHTHLGDASLKVNPDRYSLDELVGPGGIKEKGLENLGFNQLVKGMERALNQACREGTTHHLDFREGGVRGIKALRKAGKNTKINSLIYGRPTKIDRKNIEKVVKKADGVGLSSVCDYSEAELRTFLKTLLGFKIPIGIHAGESKTNQTQSLDRFGRSEVVRSLDFDPNHLVHLTNPVHDDLQKVGESNTPVVVCPRSNKITKSGKPPIKQLLKQNILVGLGTDNAMLCSPSLLDEARHLYREYKLDPETIMKIATINGGKIIGVDNRIIQGNRTNIMVVEEVNMGIKALLKGRASIATVISGLDVIENV